A section of the Lepus europaeus isolate LE1 chromosome 19, mLepTim1.pri, whole genome shotgun sequence genome encodes:
- the EIF3K gene encoding eukaryotic translation initiation factor 3 subunit K isoform X1 produces MAMFEQMRANVGKLLKGIDRYNPENLATLERYVETQAKENAYDLEANLAVLKLYQFNPAFFQTTVTAQILLKALTNLPHTDFTLCKCMIDQAHQEERPIRQILYLGDLLETCHFQAFWQALDENMDLLEGITGFEDSVRKFICHVVGITYQHIDRWLLAEMLGDLTDSQLKMWMSKYGWSADESGQIFICSQEESIKPKNIVEKIDFDSVSSIMASSQ; encoded by the exons ATGGCGATGTTTGAGCAGATGAGAGCGAACGTGGGCAAGTTGCTCAAGGGTATCGACAG GTACAATCCCGAGAACCTGGCCACGCTGGAGCGCTATGTGGAGACGCAGGCCAAGGAGAACGCCTATGACCTGGAAGCCAACCTGGCCGTCCTGAAACT GTACCAGTTCAACCCAGCCTTCTTTCAGACCACGGTCACAGCCCAGATCCTGCTGAAGGCCCTCACCAACCTGCCCCACACAGACTTCACGCTGTGCAAGTGCATGATCGACCAGGCTCAC CAAGAAGAGCGGCCGATCCGGCAGATTCTGTACCTCGGAGACCTGCTGGAGACCTGTCATTTCCAGGCCTTCTGG CAAGCCCTGGATGAGAACATGGACCTCCTGGAAGGCATCACCGGCTTTGAAGACTCCGTCCGCAAAT TTATCTGCCACGTTGTGGGCATCACTTACCAGCACATCGACCGCTGGCTGCTGGCCGAGATGCTCGGGGACCTGACAG ACAGCCAGCTGAAGATGTGGATGAGTAAGTACGGCTGGAGCGCTGACGAGTCGGGCCAGATCTTCATCTGCAGCCAGGAGGAGAGCATCAAGCCCAAGAACATCGTGGAGAAGATCGACTTTGACA GTGTGTCCAGCATCATGGCCTCCTCCCAGTGA
- the EIF3K gene encoding eukaryotic translation initiation factor 3 subunit K isoform X2, whose protein sequence is MAMFEQMRANVGKLLKGIDRYNPENLATLERYVETQAKENAYDLEANLAVLKLYQFNPAFFQTTVTAQILLKALTNLPHTDFTLCKCMIDQAHQEERPIRQILYLGDLLETCHFQAFWQALDENMDLLEGITGFEDSVRKFICHVVGITYQHIDRWLLAEMLGDLTDSQLKMWMSKYGWSADESGQIFICSQEESIKPKNIVEKIDFDTLCYGLGKQ, encoded by the exons ATGGCGATGTTTGAGCAGATGAGAGCGAACGTGGGCAAGTTGCTCAAGGGTATCGACAG GTACAATCCCGAGAACCTGGCCACGCTGGAGCGCTATGTGGAGACGCAGGCCAAGGAGAACGCCTATGACCTGGAAGCCAACCTGGCCGTCCTGAAACT GTACCAGTTCAACCCAGCCTTCTTTCAGACCACGGTCACAGCCCAGATCCTGCTGAAGGCCCTCACCAACCTGCCCCACACAGACTTCACGCTGTGCAAGTGCATGATCGACCAGGCTCAC CAAGAAGAGCGGCCGATCCGGCAGATTCTGTACCTCGGAGACCTGCTGGAGACCTGTCATTTCCAGGCCTTCTGG CAAGCCCTGGATGAGAACATGGACCTCCTGGAAGGCATCACCGGCTTTGAAGACTCCGTCCGCAAAT TTATCTGCCACGTTGTGGGCATCACTTACCAGCACATCGACCGCTGGCTGCTGGCCGAGATGCTCGGGGACCTGACAG ACAGCCAGCTGAAGATGTGGATGAGTAAGTACGGCTGGAGCGCTGACGAGTCGGGCCAGATCTTCATCTGCAGCCAGGAGGAGAGCATCAAGCCCAAGAACATCGTGGAGAAGATCGACTTTGACA ctctctgctatggcctgggaaagcagtag